One Hordeum vulgare subsp. vulgare chromosome 4H, MorexV3_pseudomolecules_assembly, whole genome shotgun sequence DNA window includes the following coding sequences:
- the LOC123449814 gene encoding CBL-interacting protein kinase 9: MAAAGRGGGPRRTTRVGPYELGKTIGEGSFAKVKVAKDTRNGATCAIKVLDRNHVLRHKMVEQIKREIATMKLIRHPNVVQLHEVMASKSKIYMVLEFVEGGELFDKIVNSGKLGEDEARRYFHQLINAVDYCHSRGVYHRDLKPENLLLDSYGALKVSDFGLSAFSPQTKDDGLLHTACGTPNYVAPEVLADKGYDGMAADVWSCGIILFVLMAGYLPFDDPNLMTLYKLISRANVSCPPWFSTGARNLIKRILDPNPHTRITIAQILEDEWFKKDYKPPLSEHNEDVSLEDVDAAFDSSEEHLVAERREKPESMNAFALISRSAGFNLGNLFEKEMMGMVKRETSFASQRTPQEIMSKIEEACGPLGFNVRKQNYKMKLKGDKTGRKGHLSVATEVFEVAPSLHMVELRKTGGDTLEFHSFYQNFSSELKDIVWKTESNTIAK; the protein is encoded by the exons ATGGCGGCGGCGGGCAGGGGCGGGGggccgaggcggacgacgcgggtGGGGCCGTACGAGCTCGGCAAGACCATCGGCGAGGGCAGCTTCGCCAAGGTCAAGGTCGCCAAGGACACCCGCAACGGAGCCACCTGCGCCATCAAGGTGCTCGACCGCAACCACGTCCTCCGACACAAGATGGTCGAGCAG ATCAAACGGGAGATCGCCACAATGAAGCTAATAAGACATCCAAATGTGGTCCAGCTGCATGAG GTGATGGCTAGCAAATCGAAGATATACATGGTTCTTGAGTTTGTTGAGGGAGGCGAGCTTTTTGATAAGATC GTCAATTCCGGGAAGCTAGGAGAAGATGAAGCAAGAAGATACTTCCACCAACTTATAAATGCGGTCGATTATTGTCATAGTCGTGGAGTGTACCATAGAGATCTCAAG CCAGAAAACCTGCTCCTTGATTCATATGGAGCTCTCAAAGTTTCAGACTTCGGTCTCAGCGCATTTTCTCCGCAAACAAAA GATGATGGACTTCTGCATACTGCTTGTGGAACACCAAATTATGTTGCACCTGAG gTGCTTGCTGATAAAGGTTATGATGGTATGGCTGCTGATGTGTGGTCCTGTGGCATAATCTTATTTGTCCTTATGGCTGGATATTTGCCCTTTGATGACCCTAACTTAATGACTCTGTATAAATTG ATCTCCAGAGCTAATGTTTCTTGTCCACCCTGGTTTTCTACGGGTGCAAGAAATCTTATTAAGCGCATTCTCGATCCCAATCCTCACACT AGGATAACAATCGCCCAAATTTTGGAAGATGAATGGTTCAAGAAGGACTATAAACCACCTCTTTCTGAGCACAATGAAGATGTGAGCCTTGAAGATGTCGACGCTGCATTCGATAGTTCAGAG GAACACCTTGTGGCGGAGAGAAGAGAAAAACCAGAATCCATGAATGCATTTGCTCTTATTTCAAGGTCGGCGGGATTCAACCTCGGAAATTTGTTTGAGAAAGAGATGATG GGGATGGTAAAGCGGGAAACATCCTTTGCGTCACAACGCACACCACAAGAGATCATGTCTAAAATAGAGGAAGCCTGTGGCCCTCTTGGTTTCAATGTGCGGAAACAAAATTATAAG ATGAAACTGAAAGGTGACAAGACAGGAAGAAAAGGTCATTTATCTGTAGCAACGGAG GTTTTTGAGGTTGCTCCATCACTCCATATGGTTGAACTTCGTAAAACTGGAGGAGACACCTTGGAGTTTCACAGT TTCTACCAGAATTTCTCATCAGAACTAAAAGACATTGTGTGGAAAACTGAATCCAACACAATTGCGAAATAG